A window of Aeromicrobium duanguangcaii genomic DNA:
GTGGCCGGGAAGACGGCGCGGAAGCTGGAGCCCAGCCGGCTGAACTCGATGGCCTTCACGGTGACGGACGCCGACTCCAGCGTCGGCGCAGTGGTCAGGCCCCGGCCGCGGACCACGATCGTGTCGCGCTCGAGGTCGATGCCGTCGATCGCCGGCCCGATCGGATCGGCGGGCACGAGGAGGTCGAGGCGTCCGCCGGCGGTGCGTCCCGCGAGGCGCACCTCGATCTCGAGGTCGAGCGCCTGCTCGGGACCCAGCCGCGAGATCGGCAGCTCGATCGCCCAGGTGCTGCGGTCGTACGTCTCGCGCCACATCGCGCCGCCGCCGCGGTGGCCGGAGGTCTCGCCGATCCACTCCGCCCGCACGCCGGGAGTGATGACGATCAGCTCGGGCACGGCGCCGTCGGCGTCGATGTGCGCGAAGCCCGCCCGGATGACCGCCTCGAACCGGTCCTCGACCACGCGAGCCCGGACGACCTCGCCGGCGAAGCGAGTCTCGGAGGTGGCCAGGACGAACGTCTCGCGCGGAATGGACGGGTCGTCCCAGCCCGGCAGGTGCACGACCGGCTCGCCCTCGTGCAGCCCGGCGGCGAACTGGCGCACGTCGAGCAGGCCGTGGTCGAGCGCGGCGTGGAGGGCGTCGGGGTCGTCGTTCTCGAGGTGGTGCAGGGCGACCTTGGCCCAGGACGGGATGCGGCGCACCAGCGCGGCGCGATCGACCTCGCGCAGCCAGTCGGGCAGCCGCTCGCGCAGCTGGGCCTCGACGCTGCCGTCGAGATCCTTCGGCAGCTTGCGGACCAACGGGGGGAACTCGCGCGCCAGGACGTCGAGGGGCTTCGCCGGACCCGTCGCGAGGTCCCGCACCCGCCGCGTGAGCGACCGCAGCTTGCCCATGTCACCTACGCCTTCGCCGAACATCCCGGACGGCGTCGATGCTATACGCTCGCCGCGTGTCGCCTTCTGCTGCAGCACCGGGCGAGCCGGCCACACCCTTTCCCGCCGGAGCCTGGTTCTCCGTCGTCGGGAACGTCCGGCTCGGCGCCGGTGGCCAGACTCGGATGGTCCTGCTCCGTCATCGGCTGTTCGTCGCCGCAGGGCTCGACTTCCCGATCCTGACCTACAACCCCGTGCCCTCGTACGAGCCGATCCGCGCGGGCCTGCTGGCCGAAGGTCTCCTGCTGCCACAGAGCCGGCTCATCAACCTCCACGAGGACCTGCGTGAGCGCGACCTGGCCGCGCTCCCCTCCGTCGACGTCCCGCCCGTCCCCCGCCCGGACCGGACGCTGGACGACGTCGAGGACGGCTACACGTGGCGGCGCCGCCACGTGGGCGCCGACGGCGCCGAGACCACCTGGGAGTACCTGCGCCCCGACGGCACGACGTACGCGTTCACGCCAGCGGACGACATGGCCGGCGACACGCGCGTGCTCGACCGTGACGGGCGCGTGGTGCTGGCCGGCGACGGACTCGGCGACCTGTGGCGCTGGTGGACCCGGCAGCTGGCTCCCGCGGCCGGGCCGGTGTTCCTCGTGAGCGACAGCCGGTTCGTCGCCGAGGAGCTGGGTCTGCTGGACGATCCGCGCTTCGTGCTGATGCACCAGATGCACAACCCCCACCTGCGCGGCGATCGCCGCTGGGACTCCCCGATCGAGCCGTCGTACGCGTCGTCACTGGAGCACGTGGATCGGTTCGACGCCCTGAACACCTTGACCGAGCGCCAGCGGCACGACCTGCGCCTGCGCTTCGGCGACCTGCCGCAGTTCCACGTGCTGGCCAATCCGGTGGAGGCCGTCGAGCCGCCCTCTCCCCCGCCGGCGCGCATACCGGGCCGCATCGTCGTCATCGCTCGCCTGCACCCCCAGAAGCAGCTCGACCGGGCGATCGACGCCTTCGCGCTCGTCGCGCCGCGTCACCCGACCGCGACGCTGGAGATCTACGGCGACGGCGACGAGGAGCAGAAGCTGCGGGACCGCGCCGCCGAGCGCGGCGTCGCCGACCGCGTCGTCTTCCACGGCCACGTCCCGGACGCGGCGGACCGACTGTGGGAGGCCGACCTGGCGTGGCTGACCAGCCGGTTCGAGGGCTACGGCCTGTTCATCCTCGAGGCCCGCATGCGTGAGTGCCCGGTCCTGGCGTTCGACGTGCCGTACGGGCCTGCCGAGCAGATCGAGTCGGGCGTCGACGGGGTGCTGGTGCCGGCGGGCGACGCCGCACGCCTGGCGCACGCGACGCTCGACCTGCTGGCCGACCGCGAGCGTCTCGAGTCGATGCGCGGCCGCGCACGCGCCGGGGCGATCGCCCACGGCCACGAGTCCTTCCTGGCGGACTGGGCACAGGTCGCGCGCGAGGCACTCGACCGCAAGCCGACGCGCGTGCGTCTGGACGACGTCCGCGTCGACCTCCGTGGGCGTGAGGCCCGCGTCCACGTCGAGGGCACCGGAGACCTCGACGATGTCCGGCTGCGCTGGCAGGCGTGGCAGCCCGGTGACGCCGGCCCGACCGATCTGACCACCTCGCTGGACCGCGACGGCGCAACGTTCACGGTGCGCGCCGGCCGGGCGCCCCGCGGCGCTCGCGAGCGGCTGCTGCTGACGTGGCAGAACGCCTCGTGGCAGCAGGACGTGCCGCGCCGGCGCTGGTGGCGCCGCGGCTGAGGCTCACTCGGGCCGGTCGAAGACCTTGCGAGTCAGAGCCTGCACGTCACGGTCGAGGTGGTCGAGCCGCGTGTCGACGCGAGCGAACTGGGCGTCGACCCGCTCGAAGCGGGCGTTCATCTCGCCACGGAGACCGTTGACCTCGCCCCGCAGTCCGCCGATCTCTCCCGCGAGATCACCCCTCAGACCAGCCAACTCGGCGCGCAGGACTCGGGTGAACGTGCCGGTCACCAGACCCATCATCGCGAAGATGGATGCACCGAAGACCCCCATCAGCGTCCACACCTGCGGCTCGTTCAACTCGCTCACTCCCCCATCATGACGACTGGAGGACGACGATGCCAGACCTCGCTGACACCCACCGCAGTGTGCGTCGAGGATGTGGATACCGCGCTCAGGCCGGCGAGGGATCGGCGTCGGACGAGCTGGCCTTCTCCTCGTCGTCATCGGTGGGCAGCCGGCAGGCCCACTCGAGGATCAGTGCGGCGATGAGCAGCAGCAGGGCGGCGCCGGCCGCGGCGGCCGAGCGCCAGAGCCTCATCTCGCCCATCTCGGTCGAGGAGCCCAGATAGGCCAGCGCGTAACCGGCGTAGCCGCCGGTGAAGACCCCGCCGACCATGACGGCGGCCTTGGCCAGCGCCAACAGCCGGATGCCGTGCTCGGCGGCGAACCAGCGCTGCCGACGATGCAGGTTCTGCCAGGTGCCCCAGGCCAATGCACCGATCGCGATCGCTCCGCAGAGCATCACGATCGCGGCTGCCCAGCCGGGGACCGGCGGGGACGCCCCGTCGAACCGGACGATGAGGGGCGGCAGCAGTCGACCGACGATCAACCCCGTCGCGACCAGCGCGACGACGTAGAGCGGAGAACTGCGCCGAACCTGCCTCATCGGTGGGTCACAGGATGATCTCGACGTCCTCGCGCTTGGTCACCCCGGAGGCGTCGACGCCCGAGATCAGGTCCGCGACGAACCCGTGTCCGGGGATCTCGCCCTCGGGATCGATCTCGAGCCACGGCACGAGAACGAACGCGCGCTCGTGGGCGCGGGGGTGCGGCAGCGTCAGGGTGTCGTCCTGGGCCACGCGGTCACCGACGACGATGATGTCGACGTCGAGGGTGCGCGGGGCGCCCGGCTCGCTGCGCTCGCGCTCGAACGCGTCCTCGATCGCCATCGCGCGGTCGAGCAGCGTGTGCACGGTCAGCGTGGTGTCGAGCAGGACGACGGCGTTGAGGAACGGCCCCGAGCCCTCGGGAGCCCCGACGGGCTCGGTCTCGTAGACCGAGGAGATCGCCACGACGGTGACCTCCGGAGTGTCCTCCAGCGCGGAGACCGCACCCTGCAGACGGCCGGCCCGGTCGCCGAGGTTCGAACCGATCGACAGCACGGCTTGACGAATGGGGCGCATGCCTCCGGTCATCGTGTCCGCGTCGAGTTCGTACGGGGTGGGTGCTTCGGTCACAGCTTGCTCCGCTCCATCGTCACGGTGACATCGGAGAATGCCACCTCGATCGGCGCCTCGGGCTTGTGCACCGTCACGCTAGCCCAGCGGACGGGCTCATGGCCCAGACATACGCTCACTATACGGAGGGCCAATGTCTCGATCAGGTCCACGGGGTCCCCCGTGATGATCGCGTGCACCTGCTCGGCCAGCTCGCCGTAGTGCACGGTCCGGGACAGGTCCCCCGTCGTCGCCGCGGGCTCCAGGTCGACCGACAGCACGATGTCGACGACGAAGGTCTGACCGTCCCTGCGCTCGTGGTCGAAAACGCCGTGGAAACCCACGGCGGACAGGCCCCGCAGCTCGATGCGGTCGCCCGGGTGCTGGTCGCTCATACGTCCTCCGGATCGATCAACGGCGACGCGTGCCGCGCCCAGAACCGCCATCGTCCACCATCGCGCACGAGGATGCTCGTGGCGACGGCGCGACCGCCGTTGAAGGACTCGACCGACCCGCCGTCGGACAGGATGTTCTCGGTGCACACGACGATCGCCGTGGTCGGGTCCTTCGCCGGCAGCAGCGACACCTCGACGTCCGTCAGGAAGAACTGGATGTAGCCGACCCCGGCCATCAGCACGGTCCACGAGCGCAGGATCGGCGCCGTGCCCTGCAGCGGCGGCGCCCCCGGGTGGACGCAGGTCGTGCCCGGATCGTCGACCCACAGGGCCGCCATCAGGTCGGCGTCGCCGGTCTCGACCGCGTCGTAGAAGGCGCGGTGCGCGGCCAGGACGTCACTCACCGGGTCGCTCCGCCCGCAGCCGTGCGACGACGCGCACGGCGTCCGCGCTGCGCCGGGGCTCGTGGACGCGCACGCCCCACGCGCCGGCCAGGGCCGAGAGGGTGCTGATCGCCGCCGTGGCGTCCTCGCGCTCCTCCACCGGGCGCGGACCCACCTCGTCGGCCAGCAGGGCCCCCAGGAAGCCCTTGCGGCTCGCGGCGACCAGCAGTGGCCGGCCCAGGCTCGTGAACCGGTCGAGGTGCGCCAGCAGGGTCCAGTTCTGGTCGCCGGTCTTGCTGAAGCCCAGGCCGGGGTCGAGCACGATCCGGTCCGGGTCGACGCCCGCGTCACACACCGCGTCGAACTGCTCCCAGAGCTCGGCCAGCACGTCCTCGACCACGTCGCGGTACTCGGTGTGCTGCTGCATCTGCTCGGAGTGGGCGCGCCAGTGCATCACCACGAACGGGACACCCGTGCGGGCCACGAGCGGCACCATCGCCGGGTCGGCGCGGCCGCCCGAGACGTCGTTGACCAGGACGGCACCGGCGTCGATCGCCTGCTCGGCCGTCTCGGCCCACATGGTGTCGACCGAGACCAGGACGCCCGCGTCGGCGAGGCGGCGCACCACCGGCACGACGCGGCGCAGCTCCTCCTCGCGGTCGACCGGCAGGGCGCCGGGGCGCGTGGACTCGCCGCCGACGTCGACCAGGTCGGCTCCGTGGCGAACCAGCTCGAAGCCGTGCTCGGCGGCGGCGCCGGGGTCGAACCAGCGGCCGCCGTCGGAGAAGGAGTCGGGCGTGACGTTGACGACGCCCATGACGACGCAGCGGTCCTGCGCCAGCCCGGGCAGTGGCAGCGTCACCACGACAGCTCCCGGCCGCTCACTTGGAGATGAGCTGCATCGCCTCGGCCCGGGTCGCCGGGTCGAGCAGCTGGCCACGGACCGCACTGGTGATCGTGCGGGCGCCCGCCTTGGCGACACCGCGCATCGTCATGCACAGGTGCTCGGCCTCGATGACCACGATGACGCCCTGCGGATCGAGCACCTCGACCATCGCCTCGGCGATCTGCGTCGTCAGGCGCTCCTGCACCTGGAGCCGGCGCGCGTACACGTCGACGAGGCGGGCCAGCTTCGACAGGCCGGTGACGTGGCCCGTCTCGCCGGGGATGTAGCCGACGTGGGCCACGCCGAAGAACGGCACCATGTGGTGCTCGCACATGCTCCAGACCTCGATGTCGCGGACCAGCACGAGCTCGCGGTGGCCGACCTCGAACACCGCCGAGAGGACCTCGCGGGCGTCCTGGTCGTAGCCGCCGAGCAGCTCGGCGTAGGACCGCGCAACGCGCGCCGGAGTGTCCTGCAGGCCGTCACGGTCAGGATCCTCACCGATGGCCGCGAGCAGCTCTCGGACGGCCGCCTCGGCGCGGGGGTGGTCGACGGGCACGGGGGCTCCTCAGGCGGTCGGGGACTCGCCCGGCTGGGGCTGGTCGGTGGGCGGGGCGTCCGATCCGGAGTCCGGGCCCACGACGATGCCCTCCTGCGGGCCGTCGGAGGTGGCGCCGTTGCGGTGCGGCACGGTGATCGGAGGCTCCGACGACGGGCGACGGGTCTCCGAGCCGGTCCACGCCGGGCGGACGTCGCGGCGGTTGAGCGCCTCGAAGATGCGGGCGACCTCGGCCTTGTCGAGGGTCTCCTTCTCCATCAGCTCCAGCACCAGCTGGTCGAGCACGTGGCGGTTCTCGACGAGGATGTCGAAGGCCTCCTGGTGGGCGTGCTTGATGAGCCGGGAGATCTCGTCGTCGATCGCGGCGGCGACGTCCTCGGAGTAGTTGCGCGAGTGGCCGATGTCGCGGCCGAGGAACGGCTGGCCGTTGTCCTCGCCGAACCGGACGGCGCCGATGCGCTCGCTCATCCCGTACTGCGTGACCATCGCGCGGGCCAGGTTGGTGGCCTTCTCGATGTCGTTGCCGGCGCCCGTGGTCGGGTCGTGGAAGACGAGCTCCTCGGCGGCGCGGCCACCGAGCATGTAGGCCAGCTTGTCGAGCAGCTCGGCCCGCGTCTGGCTGTACTTGTCCTCGTCGGGCAGGACCATCGTGTAGCCCAGCGCCCGGCCGCGCGGCAGGATCGTGATCTTGTGCACGGGGTCGCTCTGCGGCAGCGCAGCGGCGACGAGCGCGTGACCGCCCTCGTGATACGCCGTGACCAGTCGCTCGTGCTCGTTCATGAGGCGCGAGCGCTTCTGCGGTCCGGAGATCACGCGGTCGATCGCCTCGTCGAGAGCGGCGTCGTCGATCGTCTTGGCGGCGCCGCGCGCGGTGAGCAGCGCGGCCTCGTTGAGGACGTTGGCCAGGTCGGCGCCGCTGAACCCGGGGGTGCGACGGGCGACGGCCTCGAGGTCGACGTCGGGGGCCAGCGGCTTGCCGCGGGCGTGGACCTTGAGGATCTGGGTGCGGCCGGCCAGGTCGGGCGCCTCGACGGCGATCTGGCGGTCGAAGCGGCCCGGGCGCAGCAGCGCCGGGTCGAGGACGTCGGGACGGTTCGTCGCGGCGATCAGGATGACGCCGCCGCGGACGTCGAAGCCGTCCATCTCGACGAGCAGCTGGTTCAGGGTCTGCTCGCGCTCGTCGTGTCCGCCGCCCATGCCGGTGCCGCGGTGACGGCCGACGGCGTCGATCTCGTCGATGAAGACGATCGCCGGGGCGTTCTCCTTGGCCTGCTCGAACAGGTCGCGGACACGGCTGGCGCCGACGCCGACGAACATCTCGACGAAGTCCGAGCCCGAGATCGAGTAGAACGGGACGCCCGCCTCGCCGGCGACGGCGCGCGCGAGCAGGGTCTTGCCGGTGCCGGGAGGACCGTAGAGCAGGACGCCCTTGGGGATCTTGGCGCCGACGGCCTGGAACTTGGCCGGCTCCTGGAGGAACTCCTTGATCTCGCCGAGCTCCTCGATGGCCTCGTCGCAGCCGGCGACGTCGGCGAACGTGGTCTGCGGGGTGTCCTTGGTCATGAGCTTCGCCTTGGACTTGGCGAACTGCATGACCCGGCCGCCGCCGCCCTGCATCGAGTTCATCAGCCACAGGAAGATCAGGATGAAGATGACGAACGGCAGGAAGCTGAGCAGCACCGAGAGCAGCGTGTTCTTCGGCGGCATCTTGACGTTGTAGGCGTTCATCTTGTCGTCGTCGACGAGCTTCTGGGCCTTCTCGACGAGCTGTGCGCCCTGCTCCTGACCGAGCCAGGTGGCCTTGACTTTCTTGTCCCCGTCGCCCTTGAGCGTCGCGCGGACCTCCTGGTCGCCGTCGACGAAGGTGACGTCGTTGACCTTGGCGTCGTCGAAGTAGCCGACCATCGTGGCGGTCTTGACCTCGCGGTACCCGTCGGCCGAACCTGAGAAGGACAGCACGCCGATGACCACGGCCGCGATGAGGATGATCCACACCCACGGTCCCTTGAACACGCTCTTGATGTTCATGCCGCCTCGTCGTTCATGCAGTTCGGATTCCGTCCGGGTGCTCGGTGATTCTCAGGAGTACATGTGCTCAGCCAGTGTGCCGATGCTGCGCAAATTGCGGTACTTCTCGTCGTAGTCCAGGCCGTAGCCCACGACGAACGCGTTCGGAATGTCGAAGCCGACGTACTTGACGTCGACCGGCATCGAGATGGCCTCGGGCTTGCGCAGCAGCGTGGCGATCTCGACCGAGGCCGGGCCGCGCGACTTGAGGTTCGCGACGAGCCACGAGAGCGTCAAGCCGGTGTCGATGATGTCCTCGACGATGAGCACGTGGCGCCCGTCGAGGTCGGTGTCGAGGTCCTTGAGGATGCGGACGACGCCGGAGGACTTGGTGCCCGCGTAGGAGGACACGGCCATCCAGTCGATCTCGACGTGGCGGTTCAGCTCGCGCGAGAGATCGGCCATCACCATGACCGCGCCCTTGAGGACGCCCACGAGGAGGACGTCGCGTCCCTCGTAGTCGGCCTCGATCTGGCGTGCCATCTCGGCCAGCCGGGTCTGGATCTGCTCCTGCGTGAAGAGCGTCTTGGTCAGGTCGAGATCGGCTTCGACGTGCGAGATGTCCACAGTGCCAGCGTGCCACAGCGCACCATTTCCCACGGCAGCCGGTCGCGAATCGCTACCGGCTCCGCCGCTCCGGATGTGTAGCGGTATCCACCCGATTCGGGTCTCCGAGGCCACTTTGAGGTGTGTAGCGCTACAGATCTCGGGGGACGAAGTCCACGCGGTCCCTGGTCCTGACCGCCGTGACCCCGCCGGGGAGCTCGATGCGGGTGCCGCCGCGGGCCTGCAGGAGCCCGTCGAGGGCGAGCGTGTGCGCATGCGACAGCTCGCCCCGGGAGGCGCCGGCGTCGATGGCGAGACGGCGCCAGATGCGCTGCCGCACCGGGGTGTCGAGGTCGGCGAAGGTCCACAGGTCCTCGATCGCGCCCGACCTCGGCATCGCCGTGATCGCCAGGGCGTCGACCGCATCGGCGTCCATCCGGACCAGGTCGGCGGTGCGCGCCAGCGCCTCGGCCACTCCCCCACCGAGTACGTCCTCCATGAGCGGCAGCAGCTCGCGGCGCACCCGCACGCGGCGGTAGGCCGGGTCCTCGTTGTGCGGGTCGTCCCACCAGTCGAGGTCGTGCAGGGCGCAGATCCGCTCGGTGTCGGCCCGGCGCAGGGCCAGAAAGGGACGATGCAGGTGCCCGTTGGTCGCCCGCATCCCTTGGATCGCTCGCGGCCCGGAGCCCCGCCCGAGTCCCAGCAGGACCGTCTCGGCCTGGTCGTCCAGCGTGTGGGCCAGCAGGATCGGCGCATCCCCGGCCTCCTCGTGCAGGACGAGGTAGCGGGCCACCCGGGCGGCGTCCTCGGGGCCGGTGCCCACGTCACGCACCTCGACCGCACGAACCGACGCGGGCAGGCCGAGGCCCTCGCACTGCTCCGCCGCGCGGGCGGCCACCTCGGCCGAGCCGGCCTGCAGGCCGTGATCGACCACGACGGCACGCGCCTCGAACCCTCGCCGCTGCACGAAGAACGAGACGGCCGCCGCCAGGGCGAGCGAATCGGCTCCACCGGACACCGCGACGACGGCGCCCGGGGCCAGGCACGGCTCGACCAGGTTCCGGGCCCGCGCGACCAGCGGGTCGAGCCGGGCCATCAGCCGTGGACGCGGGCGACCCACGACTTCGGATCGATGATCTCGGCGCGGCTCGGCAGGTGCGCCGGGTCGGCCCAGACGGCGTCGAAGCCGTCCTTGCCGACCTGGTCCATGACCCGGCGCACGAACGTGGCGCCGTCGCTGTACTGGCGCATCTTGGCCTCGTAGCCGAGCAGCCGGCGCACAACCTTCTGCAGCGCGGAGCCGGAGCCACGGCGCTTCGTGAACTTGCGACGGATCTCGGCGACGCTGGGGACGACCTCGGGGCCGATGTCGTCCATCACGACGTCGGCGTGCCCCTCGAGCAGCGACATGAGGCCGGTGAGTCCGTCGACCACGGCCCGCTGCTGCTCGTTCTGGAACAGGTCGGACAGGGACTTGTCGGACTCGCCCCGGACGATGCGCACCAGCTCGGGCAACGCCTCGGAGACCATGTCGGTCACGGCGCCGCCGCCCACGTCGGTGGCGTCCATCAGCTGCTCGACCTTGCTCATCATGTGGTCGCGCATCCACGGCACGGCGGTGAACTGCGCGCGGTGGGTCTCCTCGTGCAGGCACACCCAGCGGCGGAAGTCCGACGGGTCGACGTCCAGCTCGCGCTCGACGTGGACGATGTTCGGCGCCACCAGCAACAGGCGGCCGGGGCCGTGTTCACCCTCGGCGAACGGATCGAACTGGCCCAGCACCTTGCCGCCCAGGAACGCCACGATCGCGCCCAGCTCGACGCCGGTGACGCGACCTCCGACGGCGCGGGGCAGACCCGTCGGCAGCGTGCCGGCCTCGGCCAGCTTCTCGTCCAGGGGCGACATCAGCAGGCGGAAAGTCGCCAGGTTCGCCTCGGCCCAGCGCGGCCGGTCGACCACGAGCACCGGCGTCGGGTAGGTGGGCACGAGGCCCGTGAACTCGCGCACGGGTCCCTCGGCGACGAGCGAGGCCTCGCGCAGCTCGGCGACGACCTCACCGACCTCGGCCTGGCTGAGCTCCGGCCCCGGACGCATCAGGCGCCGGGAGGTGGACTGCGCGACGTTCCAGTCGATCATGGCGCCCAACCTACGGCCTGGCCCCTCGTCCGTCGCGGGACGATGCGCTCAGCGCGGGCCGACGTCGATGACCCGGACGACCGGCTCGCCGGCCTCGTCCGACGCGTCGAGGTCGACCTCGGCGGCGATGCCCCAGTCACGGTCGCCCTCGGGGTCGTCGAAGACCTGCCGGACCCGCCACAGCCGGCTGGTCTCGTCCTCGACCATGAACAGCTGCGGGCCGCGCGCGGCCGGACCGGTGCCGAGCTCGTCGTACTCCTCGCGGTAGAGGGCGATCGCCTCCCGCCAGGACTCGGCGTTCCAACCGGCCTCGGCATCGAGCTCGCCGAGCGCGGTCCAGCGGCCGAACGCGGCCAGCTCGACGCGCCGGAACATCGCGTTGCGCACCAGCACGCGGAACGCCCGGGCGTTGGCCGTGAGCGGGCGGGGCGTGTCGGCCCCGGTCGCCTGGGCCCGGACCTCGGTGGGGTCCTGGCCGGGAGCGATGAGCTCCTCCCACTCGTCGAGCAGGCTGGAGTCGACCTGGCGCACCAGCTCGCCGAGCCACTCGGTCAGGTCGGTCAGCTCGTCGTTGCGCACCGCCTGCGGCACCGTGCGGACGAGGGTCTTGTAGACGTCCGAGAGGTAGCGCAGGACGAGGCCCTCGGTGCGCGCCAACTGGTAGTCCGAG
This region includes:
- a CDS encoding zinc-dependent metalloprotease, which produces MIDWNVAQSTSRRLMRPGPELSQAEVGEVVAELREASLVAEGPVREFTGLVPTYPTPVLVVDRPRWAEANLATFRLLMSPLDEKLAEAGTLPTGLPRAVGGRVTGVELGAIVAFLGGKVLGQFDPFAEGEHGPGRLLLVAPNIVHVERELDVDPSDFRRWVCLHEETHRAQFTAVPWMRDHMMSKVEQLMDATDVGGGAVTDMVSEALPELVRIVRGESDKSLSDLFQNEQQRAVVDGLTGLMSLLEGHADVVMDDIGPEVVPSVAEIRRKFTKRRGSGSALQKVVRRLLGYEAKMRQYSDGATFVRRVMDQVGKDGFDAVWADPAHLPSRAEIIDPKSWVARVHG
- the hpt gene encoding hypoxanthine phosphoribosyltransferase, encoding MDISHVEADLDLTKTLFTQEQIQTRLAEMARQIEADYEGRDVLLVGVLKGAVMVMADLSRELNRHVEIDWMAVSSYAGTKSSGVVRILKDLDTDLDGRHVLIVEDIIDTGLTLSWLVANLKSRGPASVEIATLLRKPEAISMPVDVKYVGFDIPNAFVVGYGLDYDEKYRNLRSIGTLAEHMYS
- the folE gene encoding GTP cyclohydrolase I FolE; this encodes MPVDHPRAEAAVRELLAAIGEDPDRDGLQDTPARVARSYAELLGGYDQDAREVLSAVFEVGHRELVLVRDIEVWSMCEHHMVPFFGVAHVGYIPGETGHVTGLSKLARLVDVYARRLQVQERLTTQIAEAMVEVLDPQGVIVVIEAEHLCMTMRGVAKAGARTITSAVRGQLLDPATRAEAMQLISK
- a CDS encoding glycosyltransferase, with the translated sequence MSPSAAAPGEPATPFPAGAWFSVVGNVRLGAGGQTRMVLLRHRLFVAAGLDFPILTYNPVPSYEPIRAGLLAEGLLLPQSRLINLHEDLRERDLAALPSVDVPPVPRPDRTLDDVEDGYTWRRRHVGADGAETTWEYLRPDGTTYAFTPADDMAGDTRVLDRDGRVVLAGDGLGDLWRWWTRQLAPAAGPVFLVSDSRFVAEELGLLDDPRFVLMHQMHNPHLRGDRRWDSPIEPSYASSLEHVDRFDALNTLTERQRHDLRLRFGDLPQFHVLANPVEAVEPPSPPPARIPGRIVVIARLHPQKQLDRAIDAFALVAPRHPTATLEIYGDGDEEQKLRDRAAERGVADRVVFHGHVPDAADRLWEADLAWLTSRFEGYGLFILEARMRECPVLAFDVPYGPAEQIESGVDGVLVPAGDAARLAHATLDLLADRERLESMRGRARAGAIAHGHESFLADWAQVAREALDRKPTRVRLDDVRVDLRGREARVHVEGTGDLDDVRLRWQAWQPGDAGPTDLTTSLDRDGATFTVRAGRAPRGARERLLLTWQNASWQQDVPRRRWWRRG
- the tilS gene encoding tRNA lysidine(34) synthetase TilS, whose translation is MGRPRPRLMARLDPLVARARNLVEPCLAPGAVVAVSGGADSLALAAAVSFFVQRRGFEARAVVVDHGLQAGSAEVAARAAEQCEGLGLPASVRAVEVRDVGTGPEDAARVARYLVLHEEAGDAPILLAHTLDDQAETVLLGLGRGSGPRAIQGMRATNGHLHRPFLALRRADTERICALHDLDWWDDPHNEDPAYRRVRVRRELLPLMEDVLGGGVAEALARTADLVRMDADAVDALAITAMPRSGAIEDLWTFADLDTPVRQRIWRRLAIDAGASRGELSHAHTLALDGLLQARGGTRIELPGGVTAVRTRDRVDFVPRDL
- the folK gene encoding 2-amino-4-hydroxy-6-hydroxymethyldihydropteridine diphosphokinase codes for the protein MTEAPTPYELDADTMTGGMRPIRQAVLSIGSNLGDRAGRLQGAVSALEDTPEVTVVAISSVYETEPVGAPEGSGPFLNAVVLLDTTLTVHTLLDRAMAIEDAFERERSEPGAPRTLDVDIIVVGDRVAQDDTLTLPHPRAHERAFVLVPWLEIDPEGEIPGHGFVADLISGVDASGVTKREDVEIIL
- the ftsH gene encoding ATP-dependent zinc metalloprotease FtsH — translated: MNIKSVFKGPWVWIILIAAVVIGVLSFSGSADGYREVKTATMVGYFDDAKVNDVTFVDGDQEVRATLKGDGDKKVKATWLGQEQGAQLVEKAQKLVDDDKMNAYNVKMPPKNTLLSVLLSFLPFVIFILIFLWLMNSMQGGGGRVMQFAKSKAKLMTKDTPQTTFADVAGCDEAIEELGEIKEFLQEPAKFQAVGAKIPKGVLLYGPPGTGKTLLARAVAGEAGVPFYSISGSDFVEMFVGVGASRVRDLFEQAKENAPAIVFIDEIDAVGRHRGTGMGGGHDEREQTLNQLLVEMDGFDVRGGVILIAATNRPDVLDPALLRPGRFDRQIAVEAPDLAGRTQILKVHARGKPLAPDVDLEAVARRTPGFSGADLANVLNEAALLTARGAAKTIDDAALDEAIDRVISGPQKRSRLMNEHERLVTAYHEGGHALVAAALPQSDPVHKITILPRGRALGYTMVLPDEDKYSQTRAELLDKLAYMLGGRAAEELVFHDPTTGAGNDIEKATNLARAMVTQYGMSERIGAVRFGEDNGQPFLGRDIGHSRNYSEDVAAAIDDEISRLIKHAHQEAFDILVENRHVLDQLVLELMEKETLDKAEVARIFEALNRRDVRPAWTGSETRRPSSEPPITVPHRNGATSDGPQEGIVVGPDSGSDAPPTDQPQPGESPTA
- the folB gene encoding dihydroneopterin aldolase; translation: MSDQHPGDRIELRGLSAVGFHGVFDHERRDGQTFVVDIVLSVDLEPAATTGDLSRTVHYGELAEQVHAIITGDPVDLIETLALRIVSVCLGHEPVRWASVTVHKPEAPIEVAFSDVTVTMERSKL
- the folP gene encoding dihydropteroate synthase, which produces MGVVNVTPDSFSDGGRWFDPGAAAEHGFELVRHGADLVDVGGESTRPGALPVDREEELRRVVPVVRRLADAGVLVSVDTMWAETAEQAIDAGAVLVNDVSGGRADPAMVPLVARTGVPFVVMHWRAHSEQMQQHTEYRDVVEDVLAELWEQFDAVCDAGVDPDRIVLDPGLGFSKTGDQNWTLLAHLDRFTSLGRPLLVAASRKGFLGALLADEVGPRPVEEREDATAAISTLSALAGAWGVRVHEPRRSADAVRVVARLRAERPGE
- a CDS encoding DUF3180 domain-containing protein — translated: MRQVRRSSPLYVVALVATGLIVGRLLPPLIVRFDGASPPVPGWAAAIVMLCGAIAIGALAWGTWQNLHRRQRWFAAEHGIRLLALAKAAVMVGGVFTGGYAGYALAYLGSSTEMGEMRLWRSAAAAGAALLLLIAALILEWACRLPTDDDEEKASSSDADPSPA
- a CDS encoding nuclear transport factor 2 family protein; its protein translation is MSDVLAAHRAFYDAVETGDADLMAALWVDDPGTTCVHPGAPPLQGTAPILRSWTVLMAGVGYIQFFLTDVEVSLLPAKDPTTAIVVCTENILSDGGSVESFNGGRAVATSILVRDGGRWRFWARHASPLIDPEDV